A genomic stretch from Planctomycetaceae bacterium includes:
- a CDS encoding S8 family serine peptidase encodes MSLTVRTLSCLLSKLCAVSSGRTRRLRSKSAFVSEPLEVRVLLSASEWGARSVSGDGASVSSNTGTTILNGIDINQFIGVDAFREAGFTGTNAVVANIEGGHIWNGHESLTHVDGFVQDSANPGSQTGDFDRHATWVGMLLAGKSAGVAFNYQEGVVPDARLYSGAIATTWSGESFTTAFNFNSNTFLTPYEDLMSKGVGGDAVTADVINSSWNSNDPTASASGIYSRAIDALVNDTGKTVVFSAGNTGAGPNSVGGPAAGYNVITVGALGNDTDLPPWQSVAGLSSRGFNDLFIPDVSAPANIHDAAQGTILPEVRSVIDIVAPGIGITSALYTGATGGNIGGGDSTPGKADAYTGNLQGSSFAAPLVAGGAALMVDAAKTIFGSSSTAMDGRIIKSILQTSADKIPGWSNRPTLINGIHTTTQSLDEDSGAGRLNLARAKELLLDGTTDLPGDSSGPVQANGWDLGRVSEAAVSDYPIQNVLEAGTPLIATLNWFVDRIITDGGVTTESSLDNLDLELWLTDNGVAARKVAESRSLYNNVEHLSFAVPETGTYLLRVRWSGEIWDLNNDVNTETFGLSWTTTGLVDGGAPVAHATAEDVFLQGPQDQLISVQFLDDTGINTNTILSSAVYVKDASDAVHYLTLQSVDSNQTYDPFVTAVFVMSAPGGTWDSTDDGLYRVFLNDGVVEDELGNTIEGGQIGLFNTQIVQRIGPDSFGYVASPVTFNFEDISETGVPILQGLDDATHLLTDHALGDFSFSFYGATWHELFVSTNGLLTFSSPVASAANTDLSTFSGQSAIAVLWDDLSSYGPNAAVYWQLLGPPGARRLILQWDQVEYLHAGGNITFQVVLDSSDNSIQMNYLDLDGGDAGHNEGLSATAGLRSGDPLSTTLLSSFNGSSSVFVASHRSVRFYDPRPVAPSITTPGTYDLRTFTPEFRWSESQGTEQYEIWVNRLTGETARVIHAFVGETIFTPSQPMAMGLYRVWVRAISAQNDRSSWSTPFTFRINAPAEITPLQRLQKTARPLIEWEVVPGASTYEIWINNLSNHASAVVYKSGLTSTTFEPEQDLPFGQYRVWVRATDEGQRPGAWSDPVDFVAAYWPTLTAPSAVVTFNHRPQFEWTVLDGAASSQIFVRNTFTKEVILNQPVSANGVWTSTVDLPRGEYDWWVRGVTLDGIAGWWSYAARFSVAGSPVLTMPAGTVPSTPLFSWKPVELAQHYTLVIHSMGGGHDSITLNNLSGTQHSTTTLASGVWRVWVRAVSGTGELSWWSRPVDFTVE; translated from the coding sequence ATGAGCTTAACAGTGCGAACATTGAGTTGCTTGCTGTCGAAGCTGTGCGCCGTTTCTTCAGGTCGAACGCGGCGACTGCGATCAAAGTCTGCTTTCGTCTCGGAACCCCTGGAAGTTCGCGTTCTGTTGTCGGCATCGGAATGGGGTGCACGCTCGGTTTCAGGTGACGGTGCTTCTGTTTCGAGCAACACGGGCACAACCATTCTAAATGGAATTGATATCAATCAGTTTATCGGGGTTGATGCGTTCCGTGAGGCCGGCTTCACCGGGACGAATGCGGTGGTTGCGAATATCGAAGGCGGCCACATTTGGAACGGGCACGAATCACTGACGCATGTGGATGGGTTTGTTCAGGATTCCGCGAATCCAGGCTCGCAGACGGGAGATTTTGATCGCCACGCCACGTGGGTCGGGATGTTGCTGGCCGGGAAGTCTGCTGGAGTGGCCTTCAACTATCAGGAGGGAGTTGTGCCGGATGCCCGACTTTATTCCGGGGCAATTGCCACAACTTGGTCCGGTGAATCGTTTACTACCGCATTCAACTTCAACAGCAACACATTTCTGACACCATATGAAGATCTGATGTCGAAGGGCGTTGGCGGCGACGCTGTGACTGCCGATGTGATTAACAGCAGCTGGAACAGTAATGATCCCACGGCATCCGCATCAGGCATCTATTCGAGGGCAATTGACGCCCTTGTGAATGACACCGGCAAGACCGTTGTATTTTCCGCGGGTAATACTGGGGCCGGGCCAAACTCTGTCGGGGGGCCAGCAGCCGGGTACAACGTTATTACAGTTGGTGCCCTTGGCAATGACACGGATCTGCCACCATGGCAGTCAGTTGCAGGTCTCAGCAGTCGTGGATTCAATGACCTGTTTATTCCTGACGTCTCTGCTCCAGCCAATATACACGACGCTGCTCAGGGAACCATTCTGCCTGAAGTACGTTCTGTGATAGACATCGTCGCCCCCGGTATTGGAATCACATCTGCGCTGTACACGGGGGCCACCGGAGGAAACATTGGTGGAGGTGATTCGACACCGGGCAAGGCTGACGCTTACACGGGCAACCTTCAGGGAAGCAGTTTTGCTGCACCTTTAGTTGCCGGTGGTGCAGCCTTGATGGTCGATGCCGCGAAGACGATCTTCGGAAGTTCTTCCACTGCCATGGATGGCCGGATTATCAAGTCCATTCTCCAGACGTCTGCAGACAAGATACCCGGCTGGTCAAATCGTCCGACATTGATCAATGGAATTCATACAACCACTCAATCACTGGACGAAGATTCGGGGGCTGGGAGGTTAAACCTTGCAAGAGCGAAAGAATTGCTTCTGGACGGAACCACAGATCTGCCTGGTGATTCATCGGGTCCTGTTCAGGCCAATGGCTGGGATTTGGGGAGGGTCAGTGAAGCCGCTGTTTCGGACTACCCCATTCAGAATGTCCTGGAAGCCGGTACACCACTTATCGCTACGCTGAACTGGTTTGTCGATCGCATCATTACTGACGGGGGAGTGACGACTGAGTCGAGTTTGGACAATCTGGATCTGGAGTTATGGCTGACTGACAATGGTGTGGCTGCCAGAAAAGTAGCTGAGTCTCGCAGTTTGTATAACAATGTTGAACACCTGAGTTTTGCGGTTCCTGAGACTGGGACCTATCTGCTTCGGGTACGCTGGTCAGGAGAAATCTGGGATCTCAACAACGATGTGAATACGGAGACCTTTGGTTTGTCCTGGACAACAACCGGACTCGTGGATGGTGGTGCGCCTGTTGCTCATGCGACTGCGGAAGATGTCTTTTTGCAGGGCCCGCAGGATCAGTTGATCTCGGTGCAGTTTCTGGATGACACGGGTATCAATACGAATACGATTTTGAGTTCCGCTGTGTACGTGAAGGATGCCAGTGATGCTGTTCATTATCTGACTCTGCAGTCAGTCGATTCGAACCAGACTTATGATCCTTTCGTCACTGCCGTATTTGTCATGTCTGCTCCCGGCGGAACCTGGGACTCTACCGATGATGGGTTGTACCGTGTTTTTCTGAACGATGGGGTCGTCGAAGATGAACTGGGCAACACGATCGAGGGGGGGCAAATTGGTCTCTTTAACACGCAGATTGTCCAACGGATAGGGCCGGACAGTTTTGGTTATGTTGCTTCTCCGGTAACATTCAACTTTGAAGATATCAGCGAAACCGGAGTTCCCATTCTTCAGGGCCTGGATGATGCGACACATCTTCTGACAGATCACGCGCTGGGTGATTTTTCGTTCTCTTTTTACGGGGCGACCTGGCATGAACTCTTTGTGAGCACAAACGGATTGTTGACCTTTTCTTCGCCGGTCGCTTCTGCTGCAAATACAGACCTCTCGACGTTTTCCGGACAGTCGGCTATTGCGGTGTTATGGGACGATTTATCCTCCTATGGTCCGAATGCTGCTGTTTACTGGCAACTGCTGGGACCTCCAGGCGCGCGCAGACTCATCCTGCAGTGGGATCAGGTGGAGTATCTGCATGCAGGTGGGAACATAACGTTTCAGGTGGTGCTCGATTCTTCGGATAACAGCATCCAGATGAATTATCTGGATTTGGATGGTGGTGACGCAGGCCACAATGAAGGCCTGTCTGCGACAGCGGGGCTCCGATCCGGTGATCCACTGTCGACGACACTCTTGTCGTCGTTTAATGGATCGAGTTCCGTCTTTGTTGCGAGCCATCGGAGCGTCCGGTTCTATGATCCTCGCCCCGTTGCTCCATCGATTACCACGCCGGGCACTTATGACTTGCGCACGTTTACCCCGGAATTCAGATGGAGCGAGTCGCAAGGGACTGAGCAATACGAGATCTGGGTCAATCGACTGACAGGTGAGACCGCGCGCGTGATACACGCGTTTGTTGGCGAAACAATTTTCACTCCGTCACAGCCAATGGCGATGGGATTGTATCGCGTCTGGGTGCGGGCAATTTCTGCTCAGAATGATCGATCCAGCTGGAGTACTCCGTTTACGTTTCGGATCAACGCTCCTGCGGAAATAACGCCGCTTCAAAGATTGCAAAAGACCGCTCGTCCGCTCATCGAATGGGAAGTTGTTCCGGGAGCATCGACCTATGAGATCTGGATCAACAATCTTTCTAACCACGCATCCGCGGTGGTTTACAAATCCGGGCTCACTTCAACCACATTCGAGCCTGAACAGGATTTGCCATTCGGGCAGTATCGGGTCTGGGTACGCGCTACGGATGAAGGACAACGGCCCGGGGCATGGTCCGACCCTGTGGATTTTGTGGCAGCCTACTGGCCGACGCTGACCGCGCCATCTGCAGTCGTGACGTTTAATCATCGACCTCAATTCGAGTGGACTGTTCTGGATGGAGCAGCCTCCAGTCAGATCTTCGTACGAAACACATTCACAAAGGAAGTGATCTTGAATCAGCCGGTCTCTGCCAACGGCGTATGGACGTCCACGGTGGATTTGCCTCGTGGCGAATACGACTGGTGGGTGCGAGGTGTCACGCTTGATGGCATTGCCGGATGGTGGAGCTACGCTGCACGATTCTCGGTCGCCGGATCGCCGGTGTTGACGATGCCAGCCGGGACGGTCCCGTCAACGCCACTCTTCAGCTGGAAACCCGTTGAGCTCGCCCAGCACTACACACTGGTCATTCATTCAATGGGAGGTGGCCATGATTCGATCACGCTGAACAATCTCTCGGGCACTCAGCATTCCACCACGACGCTGGCATCCGGAGTCTGGCGAGTCTGGGTTCGCGCGGTGAGTGGCACGGGAGAGCTCAGCTGGTGGAGCCGCCCGGTGGACTTCACCGTTGAATAG
- a CDS encoding response regulator translates to MHRIRNQLNLISLASRHIADLVASHEIVRAMEVAEQVQLATAGLQSTLSQMHDLEAGHDLKRVLVVEDDSIQRRMIAEAFRESGYFVAEADNGNGAIEYLYSAAQPDVIITDLSMPSCSGWELSRVARTSPVCRGVLLVSLSGNAVPAATEGFDLTVAKPVDTKVMIAQIDQLLASRDGERDAA, encoded by the coding sequence GTGCATCGAATTCGCAATCAACTCAATTTGATTTCACTCGCATCTCGCCATATCGCGGATCTCGTAGCATCGCATGAAATCGTGCGGGCAATGGAAGTGGCAGAACAGGTTCAGTTGGCCACCGCAGGGTTGCAGTCAACGCTCAGCCAGATGCACGATCTGGAAGCAGGGCACGACTTGAAACGAGTGCTCGTTGTGGAAGACGACAGCATCCAACGCAGGATGATAGCTGAGGCGTTTCGGGAATCAGGTTATTTCGTTGCTGAAGCTGATAACGGCAACGGAGCAATTGAGTATCTTTACAGTGCGGCTCAGCCTGATGTCATCATTACAGACTTATCGATGCCCAGTTGTTCAGGTTGGGAATTGTCGCGAGTTGCTCGAACCAGCCCGGTTTGCCGAGGAGTTCTGCTGGTGTCATTATCCGGCAACGCGGTCCCGGCCGCGACTGAAGGTTTTGACCTTACGGTGGCCAAGCCCGTGGACACAAAGGTCATGATCGCACAAATCGACCAGTTGCTGGCCAGCCGAGATGGAGAGCGAGACGCGGCATAG
- a CDS encoding class I SAM-dependent methyltransferase produces the protein MKNAVTKLRHRAKKHVRRLAEFRGIRRQSLTQYQSSVRRLYDGPRGAVLKFSSIISLHEPLMGSLFRSGRFDARPFRRILDVGSGAGQIIRHLLDTSHPDAEIVGFDLSAEMLRRARERLGSPRPSFVAADMMQMPFRDNSFDCITCGYVLEHIPDPLPGLAEFARVLRPGGVILLLATEDSFSGILTSHTWKCRTFSREELKNACELTGLVWDRELWFTRIHQLLRLGGILVELRKPVSSST, from the coding sequence ATTCGGCGTCAGTCGCTCACGCAGTACCAGTCATCTGTCCGGCGGCTCTATGACGGCCCTCGAGGAGCTGTCCTTAAGTTCAGCAGCATTATTTCGCTGCATGAACCGCTCATGGGCTCGCTCTTCCGTTCCGGTCGGTTTGATGCCAGACCGTTCAGAAGAATCCTCGACGTTGGCTCCGGCGCCGGGCAAATCATTCGACATCTGCTCGACACCAGTCATCCTGATGCCGAAATCGTGGGATTTGACTTATCCGCAGAAATGCTGCGCCGCGCCCGAGAGCGACTTGGCTCACCACGGCCCTCCTTCGTGGCCGCAGACATGATGCAGATGCCTTTCCGCGACAATTCCTTTGACTGCATCACCTGTGGTTACGTCCTGGAACACATTCCGGACCCGTTACCCGGGCTTGCAGAATTCGCTCGTGTACTTCGGCCGGGCGGGGTAATTTTGCTGCTGGCCACAGAAGACTCCTTCTCCGGAATCCTCACAAGCCATACATGGAAGTGCAGAACATTCAGCCGCGAAGAGCTGAAGAATGCATGCGAACTTACCGGACTTGTCTGGGACCGTGAGCTCTGGTTTACGCGGATTCATCAACTGCTGCGACTTGGCGGAATTCTGGTGGAATTACGAAAACCAGTATCCTCCAGCACCTGA